A part of Nitrospira sp. genomic DNA contains:
- a CDS encoding dTDP-4-dehydrorhamnose 3,5-epimerase family protein: MRTWCQREFEAHGLPIAWVQSSVSVNTRKGTMRGLHYQSAPHEEVKLVRCTVGAIYDVIVDLRPASPTYCQHVGITLSVDNRRAVYIPKCCAHGFLTLEHDTEVSYSMSEFQVPASARGFRWDDPAFNIAWPAPILVMSEKDRMWPTLHKHSALPS; encoded by the coding sequence ATGAGGACTTGGTGCCAACGGGAGTTCGAGGCTCATGGACTTCCGATCGCCTGGGTACAGTCAAGCGTTTCGGTGAACACCCGGAAAGGCACCATGCGAGGGCTTCACTATCAATCCGCTCCACATGAGGAAGTCAAGTTGGTTCGTTGCACGGTGGGCGCCATCTATGATGTCATCGTCGACTTACGGCCTGCATCGCCGACGTACTGTCAGCACGTCGGCATAACGCTCTCGGTAGACAATCGCCGGGCCGTCTACATTCCGAAATGTTGTGCCCATGGGTTTCTCACACTCGAACACGACACCGAAGTGTCGTACTCCATGTCGGAGTTCCAGGTACCGGCTAGTGCTCGAGGATTTCGATGGGATGATCCTGCGTTCAACATTGCCTGGCCTGCACCGATTTTGGTCATGTCGGAGAAGGATCGAATGTGGCCGACACTTCACAAACACAGCGCATTGCCATCATGA
- a CDS encoding copper resistance protein CopC → MIGSPSRYTFARVILVAAFALGVPATSAFAHSMLVKAEPPRRAVLTKSPTQVRLWFNEKIEEDYASLVVLDAKQQSITDVKPTLAPDDQKSIVLPLPELAPGKYSVKFRVLSVDGHVVESYFDFTVKGVAQKK, encoded by the coding sequence ATGATCGGCTCACCTAGCAGATACACGTTCGCGCGAGTCATCTTGGTCGCGGCGTTCGCCCTGGGAGTCCCCGCCACCTCGGCCTTCGCGCATTCCATGTTGGTGAAGGCGGAACCACCGCGGCGGGCCGTCCTCACCAAGTCGCCGACTCAGGTGCGCTTGTGGTTCAACGAGAAAATCGAGGAGGACTACGCTTCCCTCGTAGTCCTCGATGCCAAGCAGCAGTCGATCACCGATGTGAAGCCCACCTTGGCTCCTGATGATCAGAAATCGATCGTCCTGCCGCTGCCGGAGCTGGCCCCCGGCAAGTATTCCGTCAAATTCCGTGTCCTCTCAGTCGACGGTCATGTGGTCGAGTCTTACTTCGACTTCACCGTGAAGGGCGTAGCACAAAAGAAATGA
- the bfr gene encoding bacterioferritin has protein sequence MKAKEGVLEYLQKVVTLELTAVHHYLLHAGMCDNWGYERLKHELHERTTDEIAHVSKVIDHMLYLEGAPDVQKLDAVHSGESVQDLFTADLKLEQEDVKLLREAIAHCAAVGDFTTRHLLEDMVVDSEEHVDWFETKLRTIKQVGLENYLSEQIRK, from the coding sequence ATGAAAGCGAAAGAGGGCGTACTTGAGTATTTGCAAAAAGTGGTGACGCTGGAGCTGACGGCAGTCCATCACTATCTCTTGCATGCTGGGATGTGCGACAACTGGGGCTACGAGCGGTTGAAGCACGAATTGCATGAGCGCACGACCGACGAGATCGCGCATGTGTCGAAAGTGATCGATCATATGCTTTATCTCGAGGGGGCTCCGGACGTCCAGAAACTCGACGCAGTCCATTCCGGGGAGAGCGTTCAGGACCTGTTCACTGCGGATCTGAAACTTGAGCAAGAAGACGTCAAGTTGCTGCGGGAAGCGATCGCTCACTGTGCTGCAGTTGGTGATTTCACGACGCGGCACCTGTTGGAGGACATGGTCGTGGATTCGGAAGAACACGTCGACTGGTTCGAGACGAAACTGCGGACGATCAAACAGGTGGGGCTGGAGAACTACCTGAGTGAGCAGATCAGGAAGTAA
- a CDS encoding DUF4910 domain-containing protein: MADTSQTQRIAIMTLDGPREASRGEELGKEMHNFMVELYPICRSITGEGVRETIRAIRNRIPLEMHEVPSGTKVFDWTVPLEWNVTDAYVMNRDGKRVIDFKAHNLHLMSYSAPVRKKMFLAELNPHLFTLQDHPEWIPYRTSYYKENWGFCLRHADFERLCDDEYEVVIDSSLQAGSLTYGEAYLPGEMSDEILVSCHVCHPSMCNDNLSGITVAVKLAETMATRTRRYSYRFLFIPGTIGSITWLAKNEQMVSRIKHGLVLTGVGDAGNITYKKSRQGNAEIDRAMAHVLRHSGETYTVIDFFPYGYDERQYCSPGFDLPVGCFMRAPHGQYPEYHSSADDLDFVKADSLAQSYTRCLRVFEVLEGNRTYMNQNPKCEPQLGRRGLYRAVAGQQEKQWTELALFWVLNVSDGHHTLLDIAERADLSFGHIQSAAEALLEVGLLKECRASGNS; the protein is encoded by the coding sequence GTGGCCGACACTTCACAAACACAGCGCATTGCCATCATGACATTAGACGGGCCCAGAGAGGCATCGAGAGGTGAAGAGTTAGGCAAAGAGATGCATAACTTCATGGTGGAGCTTTATCCGATATGCCGGAGTATTACCGGTGAGGGTGTCAGAGAAACCATTCGAGCGATCCGAAACCGCATTCCGCTTGAGATGCATGAGGTTCCGAGCGGAACCAAGGTGTTTGATTGGACAGTTCCGTTGGAGTGGAACGTAACCGATGCCTATGTCATGAACCGGGATGGGAAGCGAGTCATCGATTTCAAGGCACATAATTTACATCTGATGAGTTACAGTGCGCCGGTTAGAAAAAAGATGTTTCTGGCAGAACTGAACCCCCATTTATTCACACTACAAGATCATCCAGAGTGGATCCCTTACCGAACTTCCTATTACAAGGAGAACTGGGGCTTTTGTCTTCGCCATGCAGATTTTGAACGATTGTGCGATGACGAATACGAGGTCGTCATCGATTCGAGTCTTCAGGCTGGTTCGCTTACTTATGGCGAGGCCTATTTGCCGGGTGAAATGTCTGATGAGATTCTTGTCTCATGTCATGTGTGCCATCCTTCTATGTGCAACGACAATTTGTCTGGTATCACGGTGGCAGTGAAGTTGGCGGAAACCATGGCTACACGAACCAGACGATATTCATACCGTTTTCTTTTCATTCCAGGAACAATTGGGTCGATTACATGGCTGGCCAAGAACGAACAGATGGTGTCTCGCATTAAACATGGGCTCGTCTTGACAGGGGTAGGCGATGCGGGGAACATTACCTACAAGAAGAGTCGCCAAGGCAATGCCGAGATCGACCGAGCGATGGCGCATGTGCTGAGACATTCTGGAGAGACTTATACCGTCATCGACTTTTTCCCTTATGGGTATGATGAGCGGCAGTATTGTTCTCCTGGGTTTGACCTGCCTGTTGGATGTTTTATGCGTGCCCCGCATGGCCAATATCCGGAGTATCACTCCTCTGCAGATGATCTAGACTTTGTGAAGGCGGACTCTCTTGCCCAGTCGTATACCCGATGCCTGAGGGTGTTTGAGGTCTTGGAAGGGAATAGAACATACATGAATCAAAACCCGAAATGCGAACCGCAATTGGGTCGGCGAGGGCTCTATCGTGCCGTTGCCGGTCAACAAGAAAAGCAATGGACGGAATTGGCTCTCTTCTGGGTCTTGAATGTGTCCGATGGACACCATACACTGCTTGATATTGCGGAACGCGCCGATCTTTCGTTCGGCCACATTCAATCCGCAGCCGAAGCGCTCTTGGAGGTTGGACTATTGAAAGAATGTCGAGCATCTGGAAACTCCTAA
- the bfr gene encoding bacterioferritin — MKAKEGVINILNKILTADLTAINQYFVHAKMCSNWGYDRLHHKVRERSIDEMKDADELIGHILYLEGVPNMQRMNAVQVGETVPEQLKLDLKAEQEMLALLNEGIVHCTKVTDFTTRHMLEDMAKDVDEHIDWLETQLETIKQVGVENYLAEQIKKEE; from the coding sequence ATGAAAGCGAAAGAAGGGGTCATCAACATCCTCAATAAAATTCTGACGGCGGACTTGACTGCCATCAACCAGTATTTTGTCCATGCCAAGATGTGCAGCAATTGGGGCTATGATCGGCTCCATCATAAAGTGAGGGAACGGAGCATCGATGAAATGAAGGATGCCGACGAGCTCATCGGCCATATTCTCTACCTGGAGGGCGTGCCCAATATGCAGCGAATGAACGCGGTCCAGGTGGGTGAGACGGTGCCCGAGCAGCTTAAATTGGACTTGAAGGCCGAGCAGGAGATGCTGGCGTTGTTGAATGAAGGGATCGTGCACTGTACGAAGGTCACCGATTTTACGACCCGTCACATGCTCGAAGATATGGCGAAGGACGTCGACGAGCACATTGATTGGCTCGAAACCCAGTTGGAAACTATCAAGCAAGTCGGCGTGGAGAACTATCTGGCGGAACAGATCAAGAAAGAAGAATGA
- a CDS encoding class I SAM-dependent methyltransferase, translating to MGQSGCRSCGAMLERTFVDLGMSPLANSYIKQDQLNRMEPFYPLHVYLCEKCLLVQLKQFSTPHDIFSDYAYFSSFSDSWLAHAKTYVDMIVSRFRLDRSSKVVEIASNDGYLLQNFVPRGIPVLGVEPASNIAEVAKKRGIHTKVAFFGEKTALDLVADGWVADLIVGNNVLAHVPDLNDFVNGLKVLLKPTGLITMEFPHLIQLMQQNQFDTIYHEHFSYFSFLAVEQVFARHGMKLFDVEELSTHGGSLRIYACHKDDASKPIEVRAKELKLREEAAGFCQPNHYLSFGLRVEATKRKLLSFLISAKQEGKRVVGYGAPAKGNTLLNYCGVRTDLIDYTVDRSPHKQGHFLPGVHIPIYEPERVRDTRPDYLLILPWNIREEVMQQMSYIREWGGKFVVPIPEVQVHS from the coding sequence ATGGGGCAATCAGGATGTCGGTCTTGCGGAGCGATGCTTGAGCGTACCTTCGTCGATCTTGGTATGTCTCCATTGGCCAATTCCTACATTAAGCAAGACCAGTTGAATCGTATGGAGCCCTTCTATCCATTGCACGTGTACCTTTGCGAGAAGTGTTTGTTGGTTCAGTTGAAGCAATTCTCAACGCCGCACGACATTTTTTCAGACTATGCGTATTTTTCATCATTTTCAGATTCCTGGCTGGCACACGCAAAAACCTATGTCGACATGATCGTGAGTCGATTCCGGTTGGATCGCAGCTCCAAAGTAGTGGAGATCGCCAGCAATGATGGATATCTTTTGCAGAACTTCGTTCCGCGAGGCATCCCTGTGCTAGGAGTCGAGCCTGCTTCCAATATAGCTGAGGTGGCGAAAAAGAGGGGGATTCATACGAAGGTGGCCTTCTTCGGAGAGAAGACGGCTCTGGATTTAGTTGCTGACGGCTGGGTTGCTGATCTGATTGTCGGGAACAACGTGCTGGCCCATGTCCCGGATCTGAATGATTTCGTGAATGGGCTCAAGGTACTGCTGAAACCGACGGGCCTGATCACCATGGAATTTCCTCATCTGATTCAGCTGATGCAGCAGAACCAGTTCGATACCATCTACCATGAACATTTTTCCTATTTTTCTTTCTTGGCGGTCGAGCAGGTGTTTGCTCGTCATGGAATGAAACTGTTCGATGTAGAGGAACTGTCGACTCATGGTGGGTCCCTGCGAATCTATGCTTGCCACAAGGACGATGCTTCCAAGCCCATAGAGGTGCGGGCGAAGGAACTGAAATTGCGCGAAGAAGCCGCCGGATTTTGTCAGCCGAATCACTACCTGTCGTTTGGCCTGCGAGTTGAGGCGACGAAGAGAAAGTTGCTGTCCTTTCTCATTTCCGCGAAACAGGAGGGTAAGCGCGTTGTGGGTTATGGGGCTCCTGCAAAAGGCAATACGTTACTCAACTATTGCGGGGTTCGGACGGACCTGATTGACTACACGGTAGACCGGAGTCCACATAAGCAAGGTCATTTTCTGCCGGGCGTGCATATCCCGATTTATGAGCCGGAACGAGTGCGTGACACACGTCCTGATTATCTTCTGATTCTCCCCTGGAATATTCGGGAAGAAGTGATGCAGCAGATGAGCTACATTCGGGAGTGGGGAGGGAAGTTTGTCGTTCCGATTCCTGAAGTGCAAGTGCATTCATGA
- a CDS encoding phytanoyl-CoA dioxygenase family protein, protein MNAIYYDPPFSDERRREELYQGQLLVYSPRRSTLAFIEFARKLIKEAFAPYDPETAQRHLSVEQYADLLGKLKPNFIHHSESKALMRDIFDELGCDLEKTYFDVPKMRSSTSDNYLTTGIAYAWHPHRDTWYSAPPCQINWWIPIYDIQSNNAMAFHPRYWNVPVKNSSKGYNYYAWNQQNRGAHVAQFLKEDPRPLPKPTESLVLDPQIRLIVPAGGIILFSAAQMHSSVPNTSGKTRFSIDFRVVNLDDVAGRKGAPRVDEACTGTTMRDYLRASDLSHIPADLVSLYDDETADAGVLTYQHKL, encoded by the coding sequence ATGAATGCTATCTATTATGACCCTCCATTCTCGGATGAACGCCGCCGGGAAGAGTTATATCAAGGCCAGCTGCTCGTATATTCTCCGAGGAGGAGTACTCTCGCGTTTATCGAATTCGCCAGAAAATTGATCAAGGAAGCTTTTGCTCCTTATGATCCGGAGACGGCTCAACGACATCTTTCCGTTGAGCAGTACGCCGACCTCCTTGGGAAGCTGAAGCCGAATTTTATCCATCATTCCGAATCGAAAGCACTCATGCGGGACATTTTTGACGAGCTGGGCTGTGATCTTGAGAAGACCTATTTTGATGTGCCGAAGATGCGAAGCTCTACCAGCGATAATTATCTGACGACGGGAATTGCTTATGCCTGGCATCCACATCGAGATACGTGGTATTCGGCGCCACCATGCCAAATCAATTGGTGGATCCCGATCTATGATATCCAATCGAACAATGCCATGGCTTTTCATCCACGGTACTGGAACGTTCCGGTAAAGAACAGCTCCAAGGGGTATAATTATTATGCGTGGAACCAGCAAAATCGCGGAGCACATGTCGCCCAGTTCCTAAAAGAAGATCCCAGGCCGCTACCAAAGCCGACCGAATCGCTTGTGCTTGACCCCCAGATTCGCCTCATCGTGCCGGCGGGAGGCATCATTTTATTTTCGGCGGCCCAGATGCACTCGAGTGTGCCCAATACTTCGGGGAAAACTCGCTTCAGCATAGACTTTCGTGTTGTGAATCTTGATGATGTAGCAGGAAGGAAAGGAGCCCCACGGGTGGATGAAGCGTGCACCGGAACCACCATGAGGGATTATTTAAGGGCTAGCGATCTCTCACATATCCCTGCCGACCTTGTGTCACTCTATGATGACGAAACTGCCGATGCCGGTGTGCTGACATATCAACATAAGCTGTAA
- the rfbF gene encoding glucose-1-phosphate cytidylyltransferase, which yields MKAVILAGGWGTRLSEETTLRPKPMVEIGGKPILWHIMKIYSAYGIKEFVIGLGYKGEMIKDYFLNFYAFNKDISVDLESGKTTIHDGKRHEDWKVHLVDTGLHTQTGGRLKQLKKWIGENETFLFTYGDGVSDVDVQATIKFHKSHGKLATVTTVLPPARFGRLVFDQDHIVDFKEKPHGEEGWINGGFYVLEHKAIDYIKGDETVWERDPIQQLTKDNQLMGYRHDRFWSCMDTLKEKNYLEELWQSSKAPWKVW from the coding sequence ATGAAGGCAGTAATTCTCGCAGGAGGATGGGGAACTCGACTGTCCGAAGAGACGACGCTGCGACCGAAGCCTATGGTGGAAATCGGTGGAAAACCGATCCTGTGGCATATCATGAAGATTTATTCGGCATACGGCATAAAGGAATTTGTGATCGGTCTTGGCTACAAGGGAGAGATGATCAAGGACTACTTCCTCAACTTCTATGCTTTCAATAAAGATATTTCGGTCGATCTTGAAAGTGGAAAGACAACGATTCATGATGGAAAGCGGCACGAAGATTGGAAAGTGCATCTCGTCGATACCGGTCTGCACACTCAGACGGGAGGTCGGCTCAAACAGCTGAAGAAATGGATAGGCGAGAACGAAACGTTCTTGTTTACGTATGGAGACGGCGTTTCAGATGTCGACGTTCAAGCCACTATTAAGTTCCACAAGTCTCACGGAAAGTTAGCCACGGTGACGACAGTCCTGCCTCCTGCTAGATTCGGACGGCTTGTGTTTGATCAAGATCACATCGTCGACTTCAAAGAAAAACCTCATGGCGAGGAAGGCTGGATCAATGGCGGTTTCTATGTTCTCGAGCATAAGGCCATAGATTATATTAAAGGTGATGAGACTGTATGGGAGAGAGATCCGATCCAGCAGCTCACGAAAGATAATCAATTGATGGGCTATCGACATGATCGTTTCTGGTCCTGTATGGATACGCTGAAAGAGAAGAATTATTTGGAGGAGCTATGGCAATCGTCGAAGGCTCCCTGGAAGGTATGGTAA
- a CDS encoding polysaccharide biosynthesis/export family protein, producing MKHSLWVLIISLTLAVSSGSGFCDSGSVKPPSVGKSPTDTTALPAATAQTEKAISQVMMDKLSNAVSSEYVIGAEDVLDITVWRNPDLSRQVQVRPDGRISMPIIRDVVAVGKTPTQLAEEMTNKLKEYVQNPVVAVTLKEVNSSNVFLLGEVAHPGKYPLKSKMTLLQGITIAGGFKETAARNQIVIFRFIESAPGTKRFTASYDDIVLRSGISDNFELKPGDTLVVPSESMVVFPGR from the coding sequence ATGAAACACTCCCTCTGGGTTCTCATCATCTCACTGACGCTTGCGGTCAGCTCGGGCTCCGGATTCTGTGATTCGGGTTCGGTCAAGCCACCCAGTGTCGGTAAATCGCCGACAGATACCACGGCATTGCCCGCTGCGACGGCGCAGACCGAGAAAGCGATCAGTCAGGTGATGATGGACAAGCTGTCGAACGCGGTCAGCAGCGAATATGTGATCGGCGCCGAAGATGTCTTGGACATTACCGTATGGAGGAATCCGGACCTGTCAAGACAGGTGCAAGTACGTCCTGATGGACGAATTTCTATGCCGATCATTCGTGACGTAGTGGCCGTAGGGAAAACGCCTACCCAATTGGCGGAGGAAATGACGAACAAACTGAAGGAGTACGTCCAAAATCCCGTCGTCGCCGTGACGTTGAAAGAGGTCAATAGTTCCAATGTTTTCCTGTTGGGCGAAGTTGCTCATCCCGGGAAATATCCGTTAAAAAGTAAAATGACGCTCCTCCAGGGGATTACCATCGCAGGCGGATTCAAAGAAACGGCAGCGCGAAATCAAATAGTTATTTTCCGGTTTATTGAAAGTGCTCCAGGCACGAAGCGATTCACGGCGAGCTACGACGATATCGTGCTACGCAGCGGGATCAGTGATAATTTTGAACTCAAGCCTGGTGATACGCTCGTGGTTCCGAGTGAGTCGATGGTGGTCTTCCCTGGTCGCTAG
- a CDS encoding SDR family oxidoreductase — protein MKILVTGNMGYVGPLVLRRLRESHPQATLIGYDMGYFAHCLTGASRFPESRADQQYFGDIRHVHEQILQGIDAIVHLCAISNDPMGATFEKVTLDINHRASIDLAGKAKQAGVKKFVFASSCSVYGFAEGGPRREEDALNPLTAYAKSKVQTEQDLASLASEAFTATCLRFATACGMSDRLRLDLVLNDFVASALASKRINILSDGTPWRPLIHVKDMARAIDWAVQRDRRDGGSFLTINVGSDTWNYQVKDLAVAVANLVPNIEVSINKDAQPDKRSYRVNFDKFSKMAQGFLPMVDLQSAVKDLRDGLLAMQFRDHEFRTGELIRLVTLKRLRESGQLTDDLVWKERSNV, from the coding sequence ATGAAGATTTTAGTTACAGGCAACATGGGCTATGTCGGCCCATTGGTACTGCGTCGTTTGCGAGAATCCCATCCTCAAGCAACGCTCATCGGCTATGACATGGGTTACTTCGCGCATTGTTTAACGGGTGCGTCACGATTCCCTGAAAGTCGGGCCGATCAGCAATATTTCGGAGATATCCGACATGTTCATGAGCAGATCTTGCAAGGAATAGACGCTATCGTACATCTCTGCGCTATTTCGAATGATCCTATGGGCGCCACTTTTGAAAAAGTTACCCTCGATATCAACCATCGAGCAAGTATCGATCTGGCCGGGAAAGCAAAGCAAGCAGGCGTTAAGAAATTTGTCTTCGCATCGAGCTGCAGTGTGTATGGATTTGCCGAAGGTGGTCCCCGCCGAGAAGAGGATGCGTTGAATCCTCTTACGGCATATGCCAAATCGAAAGTTCAAACTGAGCAAGACCTGGCATCGCTTGCATCGGAAGCCTTCACAGCGACCTGTTTGCGGTTTGCAACGGCATGCGGCATGAGCGATCGGCTGCGATTGGATCTTGTGCTGAATGATTTTGTGGCTAGCGCGCTTGCGTCAAAACGCATCAATATCCTGAGTGATGGGACACCATGGCGTCCATTAATTCACGTCAAAGATATGGCGAGAGCAATCGATTGGGCCGTGCAGCGAGACCGTCGAGATGGGGGATCCTTTCTGACAATAAACGTGGGAAGCGATACCTGGAATTATCAGGTGAAGGATTTGGCGGTGGCTGTAGCCAATCTTGTGCCGAACATCGAGGTTTCGATCAATAAAGATGCGCAACCAGATAAACGCTCATATCGTGTAAATTTTGACAAGTTCTCTAAGATGGCACAAGGATTTCTTCCTATGGTTGACCTTCAGAGTGCTGTGAAGGATCTCCGTGATGGACTCTTGGCCATGCAGTTTCGCGACCATGAGTTCCGGACGGGTGAGTTGATACGGCTAGTCACACTAAAACGATTGCGGGAGAGTGGGCAGCTGACAGACGACCTTGTGTGGAAGGAGCGAAGCAATGTTTGA
- a CDS encoding outer membrane beta-barrel protein translates to MLLWEALPALSVHAETLIVPSAIVRSRYDSNVYRTPVQLLAPGTQPQDFVTTMGGGIDLIHKTRDIEADVRMGGTFNALVVNSNRNYFAALLSANVGLDRWVDQYARGARLNVAENLRYSPTLPSFLVGARDIPEDDSLVSGVQGFRAPTLYNTTRVTGAYPLSRDISLEGGYMFGLRRVGQVQGTESGLANLTYFNTLTNTWQGGPRYRLTRNDSVAALYKQIFISQVRSEGSRTFSTNVISFAAEYDKAFQEWGFSMQGGATFVEPGGQVFPTGAFQVTTSPERDTAVRFAILREARPSFFLQSGAMISNIGRLGVSHRIYERLTLDGTIAYAFNQFLPISSDQTYQNLTATSRLAYKLTRNFTGEIFGLYQYIDSNRSGAQFQYPRYEVGFMLTTEWR, encoded by the coding sequence GTGCTTCTCTGGGAGGCGTTGCCGGCGTTGTCGGTCCATGCAGAGACGCTCATCGTCCCATCGGCGATCGTGCGGTCACGGTATGATTCCAATGTGTATCGTACGCCGGTGCAGTTATTAGCGCCGGGCACGCAGCCCCAGGATTTTGTAACGACCATGGGCGGTGGGATAGATCTGATCCACAAGACGCGTGACATAGAAGCGGATGTGAGGATGGGAGGCACATTCAATGCCTTGGTGGTAAACTCGAATCGGAATTATTTCGCCGCGTTGCTCTCTGCCAACGTTGGATTGGATCGCTGGGTTGATCAGTATGCCAGAGGAGCTAGGTTGAACGTCGCGGAGAACTTGCGATATTCTCCGACCCTACCGTCCTTTCTGGTGGGAGCAAGGGATATTCCGGAAGACGACAGCTTGGTTAGCGGCGTACAAGGATTTCGAGCCCCTACGCTTTACAACACCACGAGGGTCACGGGGGCATACCCTTTGTCCCGAGATATCTCTCTGGAAGGGGGCTACATGTTCGGGCTTCGGAGGGTAGGGCAAGTTCAAGGGACAGAAAGCGGACTCGCCAACCTCACTTACTTCAACACGCTGACTAACACCTGGCAGGGAGGACCTCGATATCGGCTGACGCGAAACGACAGTGTCGCGGCCTTGTATAAGCAGATATTCATTTCGCAAGTGAGGTCCGAAGGCAGCAGGACCTTTAGCACCAATGTGATCTCGTTCGCAGCTGAATATGACAAGGCTTTTCAAGAGTGGGGTTTCTCGATGCAAGGAGGGGCCACGTTTGTCGAACCAGGCGGGCAGGTGTTTCCGACAGGCGCCTTCCAGGTGACAACCAGTCCTGAGCGGGATACCGCTGTCCGTTTCGCCATTTTACGGGAAGCCAGACCATCATTTTTCCTGCAGAGTGGAGCCATGATCAGCAATATTGGAAGACTGGGAGTCAGCCATCGAATCTATGAACGGCTCACCCTCGATGGGACGATCGCCTATGCCTTTAATCAATTTCTACCCATCAGTAGCGACCAAACGTATCAGAATCTCACCGCGACGTCGAGACTCGCCTATAAATTAACCAGGAACTTCACAGGCGAGATCTTTGGTCTCTACCAATATATAGACAGTAATAGATCGGGAGCTCAATTCCAATACCCGCGCTATGAAGTGGGATTTATGCTGACGACGGAGTGGAGGTGA
- a CDS encoding polysaccharide export protein: protein MRTAYLSMMRALLIGLLSCSFAVQAGCLGPVTSREYKASDVPTEFLLGSEDLIEITVWKNPDLSRVTLIRPDGYVSMPIIGDVQAAGLTAEALAAQITERLKGYIQNPSVSVNVKELNSYSVFVLGEVTKPGKYQLKSYVTVLQAISMAGGFTNYASKNRLQVVRVIESPGHKRQEIHIPLRYDDLVSGRGEPGNIVLASGDTVVVP, encoded by the coding sequence ATGCGCACGGCATATTTGTCGATGATGCGGGCTCTATTGATTGGGCTCTTGTCGTGCTCCTTTGCCGTCCAAGCCGGTTGTCTGGGACCGGTGACATCGAGAGAATATAAAGCCTCCGATGTTCCGACCGAATTCCTTCTCGGCTCTGAGGACCTCATAGAAATCACTGTCTGGAAGAATCCGGATCTGTCAAGAGTTACCTTGATACGACCGGATGGATATGTGTCGATGCCGATCATCGGGGACGTTCAGGCGGCGGGCCTCACCGCAGAGGCGCTTGCCGCGCAGATTACCGAGCGTCTCAAGGGCTATATCCAAAATCCTTCGGTATCGGTCAACGTCAAAGAACTCAACAGTTATTCGGTGTTTGTGTTGGGAGAAGTTACCAAGCCGGGCAAGTATCAGCTCAAATCGTACGTTACAGTACTCCAAGCTATTTCCATGGCTGGAGGCTTCACAAACTATGCGAGCAAGAATCGGTTGCAAGTTGTGCGGGTGATTGAAAGTCCCGGTCACAAACGGCAGGAGATTCACATTCCGCTGCGTTATGATGATCTCGTCAGCGGTCGTGGCGAACCGGGTAACATCGTCCTAGCATCCGGCGACACGGTCGTTGTACCGTGA